One region of gamma proteobacterium HIMB55 genomic DNA includes:
- a CDS encoding protein RecA (PFAM: recA bacterial DNA recombination protein~TIGRFAM: protein RecA) — MDPNKQKALDAALAQIERQFGKGTVMRMGDQERVAIPAISTGSLGLDIALGIGGLPRGRIVEIYGPESSGKTTLTLQVIAEAQKMGGTAAFVDAEHALDPQYAEKLGVQMDDLIVSQPDTGEQALEVAEMLVRSGAVDVLVVDSVAALTPKAEIEGDMGDSHVGLQARLLSQAMRKLTGAIKQTNCLVIFINQIRMKIGVMFGSPETTTGGNALKFYSSVRLDIRRIGAIKEGDEIVGNETRVKVVKNKVSPPFKQAEFQIMYGAGIYHMGEVLDWGVKLNLVDKSGAWYAYKGDKIGQGKANAAKFLDENPAIANEIEGEIRRQTMNIPSDELEAPAETAEEATAE; from the coding sequence ATGGATCCTAATAAGCAAAAAGCATTAGACGCGGCACTGGCCCAAATCGAGCGCCAGTTTGGTAAGGGCACCGTCATGCGCATGGGTGATCAAGAGCGCGTTGCCATTCCTGCAATTTCAACAGGATCGTTGGGGCTCGATATTGCCTTGGGCATTGGTGGTCTTCCACGTGGCCGTATTGTTGAAATCTACGGACCCGAATCTTCCGGTAAAACCACGCTGACACTACAGGTCATTGCAGAGGCCCAGAAGATGGGTGGCACAGCTGCGTTTGTGGACGCAGAGCACGCATTAGATCCGCAGTACGCTGAGAAGCTCGGTGTGCAAATGGACGACCTCATCGTGTCTCAGCCCGACACCGGTGAGCAGGCGCTCGAGGTTGCTGAGATGCTGGTTCGTTCGGGTGCAGTTGACGTCTTGGTCGTTGACTCGGTTGCAGCGTTGACCCCCAAGGCGGAGATCGAGGGCGACATGGGAGACTCGCACGTGGGTCTGCAGGCGCGTCTGTTAAGCCAGGCAATGCGCAAATTGACAGGTGCGATCAAGCAAACCAACTGCCTTGTCATCTTTATTAACCAAATCCGTATGAAGATCGGCGTCATGTTCGGTAGCCCTGAGACAACAACGGGCGGTAACGCACTCAAGTTCTACTCTTCAGTGCGTCTCGATATCCGCCGAATTGGTGCGATCAAAGAAGGCGACGAAATCGTCGGTAACGAGACGCGTGTGAAGGTGGTGAAAAATAAGGTCTCGCCACCCTTCAAGCAGGCTGAGTTTCAGATCATGTACGGCGCCGGTATCTACCATATGGGCGAAGTACTCGACTGGGGCGTTAAGCTGAACCTCGTCGACAAATCAGGCGCTTGGTATGCCTACAAAGGCGACAAGATCGGTCAAGGTAAGGCCAATGCTGCGAAGTTCTTGGACGAGAATCCGGCCATCGCGAATGAGATTGAAGGTGAAATTCGTCGCCAGACAATGAACATTCCTTCGGATGAGCTCGAAGCTCCTGCCGAAACGGCTGAAGAAGCAACGGCTGAGTAA